From uncultured Flavobacterium sp., one genomic window encodes:
- a CDS encoding DUF4286 family protein — translation MIIYNVTTNIHESVHDQWLKWMQEKHIPEILATQKFSSARIVKVLVEEEMGGVTYSVQYVADNKEILERYYIEDEPRFHKEALELFADKMLSFRTELEVISEH, via the coding sequence ATGATTATTTACAACGTTACCACTAATATACATGAAAGCGTTCATGACCAATGGTTAAAATGGATGCAGGAAAAACACATACCGGAAATTCTGGCTACACAAAAGTTTTCTTCGGCAAGAATAGTAAAAGTTTTGGTTGAAGAAGAAATGGGAGGAGTTACCTATTCAGTTCAATATGTTGCCGACAACAAAGAAATCCTGGAACGCTATTATATAGAAGATGAACCAAGATTTCATAAAGAAGCTTTAGAGTTATTTGCTGATAAAATGCTTTCTTTCAGAACGGAATTGGAAGTGATTTCGGAACATTAA